A single region of the Tigriopus californicus strain San Diego chromosome 8, Tcal_SD_v2.1, whole genome shotgun sequence genome encodes:
- the LOC131884417 gene encoding uncharacterized protein LOC131884417 has translation MICSMLVLWGKRLRRYLLNLVVSLCTIFLVIYLATRQKGDLSEPKQVSKPTSKRSDILPSSEANSLVPSQPLAYRYDKGTPIEMREEDIIRFFQKVSQKQIHTNEEKQILSHLLAVSHQIFKELKISYFLFAGTLLGAYRNQTILPWDDDMDIAMDQTRVTEFNATLSETYPDLHLKTHFENALLKLHSRTNITSQTETVIFPFIDIFLFGQDGDFVTNLQNCDTNGAQSLTLSLNQILPTKTIRFMDQVADVPRNMTYMLVQYFGDKSLHECASPFYDHRVDDLLDSPQITTNCSVLEKSFNFINMSMERDEILP, from the exons ATGATTTGTTCCATGTTGGTTCTTTGGGGGAAGCGACTGCGGCGGTATTTATTGAATTTGGTGGTTAGTTTATGTACCATTTTTTTGGTAATATATTTAGCAACACGTCAGAAAGGCGACCTGAGTGAACCTAAACAAGTGTCCAAGCCGACAAGCAAACGAAGTGATATTCTGCCTTCATCTGAAGCCAATTCCTTGGTTCCTAGTCAACCGTTGGCTTATCGGTATGATAAAGGGACCCCTATAGAAATGAGAGAGGAGGACATCATACG GTTTTTCCAAAAAGTgtcccaaaaacaaattcacaCCAATGAAGAAAAGCAGATACTGTCCCACCTCTTGGCTGTGAGTCATCAAATCTTTAAGGAATTGAAGATATCCTATTTTCTGTTCGCCGGAACTCTACTTGGTGCTTATCGAAATCAGACAATTTTGCCATGGGACGACGACATGGATATTGCCATGGATCAGACCAGGGTCACAGAATTTAATGCAACCCTGAGCGAAACG TACCCTGATCTCCACTTGAAAACTCACTTTGAAAACGCTTTACTCAAGTTGCATTCTCGGACTAACATCACGTCTCAAACCGAAACAGTCATTTTCCCATTCATagacatatttctttttggacaAGATGGTGATTTTGTGACCAATCTTCAGAATTGTGACACCAATGGCGCGCAATCGCTTACTCTGAGCCTGAATCAAATTCTACCGACCAAGACCATTCGGTTCATGGACCAAGTGGCTGATGTCCCGCGCAATATGACCTACATGTTGGTTCAATATTTTGGAGATAAAAGTTTGCATGAGTGTGCCAGCCCCTTCTATGATCATCGAGTAGATGATTTACTTGACTCGCCGCAAATCACTACTAATTGTTCTGTATTGGAGAAATCTTTCAACTTCATCAACATGTCTATGGAAAGGGACGAGATCTTGCCATGA